Proteins encoded by one window of Scatophagus argus isolate fScaArg1 chromosome 8, fScaArg1.pri, whole genome shotgun sequence:
- the her9 gene encoding hairy-related 9 isoform X2: protein MPADTMEKQTASPIAGAPANGSHTPDKPKNASEHRKSSKPIMEKRRRARINESLGQLKTLILDALKKDSSRHSKLEKADILEMTVKHLRNLQRVQMNALSADATVLSKYRAGFNECMNEVTRFLSTSEGVNTEVRSRLLNHLSSCMGQMMSMNYPQQATSQQAHLAQPLHVQLPSTLPISSATKLSPAEAVSPKVFGGFQLVPATDGQFAFLIPNPAFASATAPVIPLYANAGVPVALNASPVHGSSAPTAASPVHGMTSFSGGPQAVSPVGVSASSEANEAVWRPW, encoded by the exons ATGCCAGCTGACACTATGGAAAAGCAGACGGCATCTCCTATCGCCGGTGCCCCTGCAAACGGATCACACACTCCGGACAAACCTAAAAATGCTAGCGAGCATAGAAAA TCATCCAAACCTATCATGGAAAAACGCCGGAGGGCAAGAATAAACGAAAGCCTTGGACAGCTGAAGACTCTAATCCTGGACGCACTTAAAAAAGAT AGCTCCAGACACTCTAAGTTGGAGAAAGCGGACATCCTTGAAATGACAGTGAAGCACTTGAGGAACCTGCAGCGCGTCCAGATGAACG CGCTCTCAGCAGATGCCACCGTCCTGAGCAAGTACAGAGCCGGATTCAACGAGTGCATGAACGAGGTCACCCGCTTCCTGTCCACCTCAGAAGGGGTGAACACGGAGGTGAGGTCTAGGCTCCTCAACCACCTGTCCAGCTGCATGGGCCAGATGATGTCCATGAACTATCCGCAGCAGGCCACATCCCAGCAGGCGCACCTGGCTCAGCCCCTTCATGTGCAGCTCCCGTCCACTCTGCCCATCAGCAGTGCTACTAAACTAAGCCCTGCCGAGGCCGTATCCCCCAAGGTGTTTGGTGGGTTCCAGCTGGTGCCCGCAACCGATGGACAGTTCGCTTTTTTGATCCCTAACCCGGCCTTTGCCTCTGCTACAGCCCCAGTCATCCCCCTTTACGCAAATGCAGGAGTGCCTGTTGCCCTCAACGCCAGTCCGGTTCATGGCAGCTCAGCACCGACTGCAGCATCTCCTGTCCACGGCATGACGTCCTTCTCCGGAGGACCCCAAGCTGTCAGCCCGGTTGGGGTCAGCGCCAGCTCGGAGGCCAATGAGGCCGTGTGGCGGCC
- the her9 gene encoding hairy-related 9 isoform X1 yields MPADTMEKQTASPIAGAPANGSHTPDKPKNASEHRKSSKPIMEKRRRARINESLGQLKTLILDALKKDSSRHSKLEKADILEMTVKHLRNLQRVQMNAALSADATVLSKYRAGFNECMNEVTRFLSTSEGVNTEVRSRLLNHLSSCMGQMMSMNYPQQATSQQAHLAQPLHVQLPSTLPISSATKLSPAEAVSPKVFGGFQLVPATDGQFAFLIPNPAFASATAPVIPLYANAGVPVALNASPVHGSSAPTAASPVHGMTSFSGGPQAVSPVGVSASSEANEAVWRPW; encoded by the exons ATGCCAGCTGACACTATGGAAAAGCAGACGGCATCTCCTATCGCCGGTGCCCCTGCAAACGGATCACACACTCCGGACAAACCTAAAAATGCTAGCGAGCATAGAAAA TCATCCAAACCTATCATGGAAAAACGCCGGAGGGCAAGAATAAACGAAAGCCTTGGACAGCTGAAGACTCTAATCCTGGACGCACTTAAAAAAGAT AGCTCCAGACACTCTAAGTTGGAGAAAGCGGACATCCTTGAAATGACAGTGAAGCACTTGAGGAACCTGCAGCGCGTCCAGATGAACG CAGCGCTCTCAGCAGATGCCACCGTCCTGAGCAAGTACAGAGCCGGATTCAACGAGTGCATGAACGAGGTCACCCGCTTCCTGTCCACCTCAGAAGGGGTGAACACGGAGGTGAGGTCTAGGCTCCTCAACCACCTGTCCAGCTGCATGGGCCAGATGATGTCCATGAACTATCCGCAGCAGGCCACATCCCAGCAGGCGCACCTGGCTCAGCCCCTTCATGTGCAGCTCCCGTCCACTCTGCCCATCAGCAGTGCTACTAAACTAAGCCCTGCCGAGGCCGTATCCCCCAAGGTGTTTGGTGGGTTCCAGCTGGTGCCCGCAACCGATGGACAGTTCGCTTTTTTGATCCCTAACCCGGCCTTTGCCTCTGCTACAGCCCCAGTCATCCCCCTTTACGCAAATGCAGGAGTGCCTGTTGCCCTCAACGCCAGTCCGGTTCATGGCAGCTCAGCACCGACTGCAGCATCTCCTGTCCACGGCATGACGTCCTTCTCCGGAGGACCCCAAGCTGTCAGCCCGGTTGGGGTCAGCGCCAGCTCGGAGGCCAATGAGGCCGTGTGGCGGCC